From Impatiens glandulifera chromosome 7, dImpGla2.1, whole genome shotgun sequence:
cagaaacgttttaattttttttctttctctctcctagctggcaaggccacgtaggattcgtggccttgctttcgctaacccttcgttgggtttatcattcctcttattatatttgtattaatttgtgTGTTTGTCGTTACTTATAATACTGAGTTAATATTTGTCGGTTATAagattattaactttttttcgttaacactataatataaattagatattCCCGTTTATTGTTGTGGGTTGGTTGTACAATTGTTGAGTTTTGTATTATACAAATCTCCGTATATTTGTGTCTACCATATTGTTGTGTTATGTTGTGTGGTTACTTATAATATCGATTCACTATTATTATTGTTGGTCATTTATACAATTATTAGCTTTTTCGTTATCatgaatcatataaattatatttactttttttaattatgtgttgttaaatttttttaaaaggataAAACTCATTCATTAATCATTTAGTCTTATTGAATGCaatcaaataatgaaaatttataaaataaaaaaacactttgATAGATAGaagttataatataatttttcataaattattaaaatattatccaGAAACATcaaaacaatacaaaattaaaacttataattttgaCTCCACATTAGAAAAAAGGACTAAAAGTTTTGACGAGGTAGAAGAATAACATTTCtgtataattctaaattttatcctttttgttttttcaaggagaaccattaatttattaataacaaacTATATCGATAACAAATGAATCTTAAGCATTAAAAAATCTTGAGTATACCTTTTTTTAGATAAACTAACACAACATTTTACCGTCTAGATTTTTACGTTAATGCATAATTACTCTTCGCAAATGTTTTAGTTAGCACTCTTCTAGACTATGTTGCATTGTATATGTGTCTTACATTGTTGTATCTCATGAACGACCTAGTTTGGAATTCCTTTATACTCTTGTTGGGGATTGATTTAATCATTGTCACTTCAGTTAATGATCATTGCTTTGATTAAGGAGAGAACCATTCTTATGTCTTTGTCTTTTCCAACTTTGAAGAGCTACatatgaatattttgttttcaatacgGTCAGATCAaggctgtcaaaatcgagaAAATCGAGAAATTACGTAAAATCGTTGGTTagttataaactcgtaaaatctagagtttacttGAAATcgaaatcgtaagagtttaatttgaaaaaataatagttatatattattattatctatatatataataaaatattttatacttaaccaatttaaatattttatatatttaaatataaaattaattaaaaataaataataaataaataacactattaaaatattatacttacaaaattaattaattttatttatttatttgaacaaataataattttattttttaatttttaaatataaatttattttttaaacgtaaaatcgtacaaaatcgtaaaatcgaaattatttataaactcgtaaaatcgtaaaatcttattatcgtaaatttaaaatcgtaagagtttacatatttaagagtttacttaaaatcagactcgttaaccttccgtaaaatcgtaaaatcgtaagattttaagagtcaactcgagattttaaccgTTTTGGGTTAGATAGGCAATAACTATGTTATCTCACAGTGCAATACTTGAACTTGTAGTCCAACCCTCAACTGGTTTccgaataaaaaaattaaaaatttcccAATGATGGTCTTTATCATCTTCATTGTATTGGGCTGATTTGTTTGACTTTTGaaattgtatttctttttttatgaattaattgtGTTTAGACGATGTTGGTTGAGAAAAGATTTCAACAGAATAAATGTACAATCCGGCCCGGCCCGGCCCGAAGGGGTAGGCAGCCTAGGGCCTAGGACCAAAAAGgggcccatttttttttatatatgctaggtattattaaggatttttagtttcttattctttaatttttttttattatgttagattttttggcCCATGACTCTATAGCCCAAATAGAGAAACAAACTAACACTATCAGAACAAAAAAGTGAAAACCCTACTGCCTGTCTCACTATCTGTCTCTCTCAGTCTCTGTATCCTACATCGACAACGAAACCAACAACAAAACtcacaacgaaaccgacaacgaaaccgacaacaaaataatttcgacGGTGGCTCTATTTCGCTGGGTTGAGCCTTAAGGTAATGTTTAaccattaaaagtgaaaattcaacattagggtttgattgttatttatttttatgctttgTTTTGAGATTGTGTATTTGTGTGGTTAAACCGTAAAGATCTTTGAAAATAGTTTACTTGTTTGATGGCgctgaaaaaatatttatctggaTATGAAAAACGAAAAAGGAAAGAATTAGAAGAGCAATTTGTTAAATCTCAAAGTGGTGCGCTTGACAAGTTTGTTAAAAGAACAAAAGCTTCTGAAAATTTAGACTCCACTAAAGCGATAAATGCTgaagaaattaatatagttaatttagatgaaaatgtggagaaaataaatatcattcccGAAAACGATAGTCAAACGAACAACCATTCTATCTCTCTCGTGGATAAACCCCTAGTAGATATATATGATCCTATAAATTGGGATAATCTTGATAATAAAACAAGAGATTTATTGGTTGAAAAGGGTCCTAGACGGGAATTAAATCTTGAGTTTCCTTATGATCATATTTCTAGGCGATTTTCTTATTGATATGTCTCTTGCATCCCTAAAACATAGGTTTGAACAATTGAATGAGTTTAATGGCTTATTTGGGTTCCTTATGAATTCTGGAAAGTTGAAGGCATTGAATGAAAGCAAATTGAAAGAAAAGTGTAGCAcattttgtaatgtattttctcATGAAGGTACGTGTGATGTTAATTTGAGTGATTTGTTTTCTGAACTAAAAATACTACAAGTTGCTTTACCTAGTTTGGATATACCCGCtgctgaaattcttgattttgtaaTGTCAATAGATTGTTATCCCAATGTCTCTATTGTGTATCGAATTTTACTAACATTGCCTGTTACGGTAGCTTCTGCTGAAAGAAgtttttctaagttaaaattattgaaaattatctaagatcttcgatgtctcaagatagattgaatggacttgctattttatgtattgaaaaagattttttggaatatattgattacgatacaattatcaatgattttgcatctaaaaatgcaagaagaagtCAATTTCGTTGACAATTTATGTTGCATCTTTGTAGATATTGGAAGGTTATTGAAGATCAACGGTGAAACATAAGTGAAGTATATGCGTAGGGCCCCAATTTCGTGCTTTCACCTAAGGCCTAAAAAATCTCAGGAACGGCACTGAGTACAATGAGATCTCCACTCCGGTGGTCAAAATGATGATAATCAGAACTATTTtaagtttggttgtgaaagatgatattcattttcaataaatagatgtcaaaacttttttttcatggtgatttagatgaagagattgtgggtaaaattttaaagtttataatttgaaacaattttcaaaagaatagtacaataagtcaaaataatattataaattaaaataataaatatttataaacattttacaatatctcaaaataccatacaaataattattttattaatacagaactaaaataattaatatttttaattttttaatacttaatttgatTGTAATTAAATCGACtcttatttttctaatattaaataatttaaaatatatttttttataaaaacatgttaaatatattaattaatttaaaatgtgtttatatatttaatattatatattaaaataataaatatatataaatataatactattaattattttatataatgtttgaataatatatatatatatatatatattaggactattcattatattttattcgatttattttttatataattttttaaattagtaagagtttaaaaatattaaccaaatattatttaatagattcACACATTTAATTTATAGGGTGTCAAATTAGTTTCgtacatttaataaataaaaatatttatcccaCCAATAAATAGTTGatgtagatttttttattttaataattaatattattaaacttttttaagtcattattatattaaataaaaaagttaaaataaaaaataatataatatttaaaattaaaaaaataatataataataaatatttaaataaaataaatgacaacTTTTAAAGTTAGCAGATGGTGTTACTTATCAGGCCAATACATAAACATAAAGTAAAATGagagttatatattttatgaaaccATCTCAGAAATAtcaattataactttttttttttttttgaattttgataatataacccTAAAAACAAgggaattttgatatttaacctcaataataaactttttgttggttaatcttattttaaatttttttcaattttaccttcaataatctttttaatttttacatttttttctttttcttttattttccttcCTTTCCCTCTCTCATTCACCGGTTGGTCCCCCACCCACATGCCCATTTCCCAAAACTCCCACCCAATCACCtttctcttcttcctttccACCGCGACCCCACCACCCTCCCTTCCCCCAACTGCAGCCACCGAAGTCCGAGGGAGACCCAACTGCCACCGCCGCCACTGCCACCGCCAACGACACAGCTCCGCGACGATACCTGAGACCCCGCGACGAGACCAACCGACCAACATCTAAATGGGTACGTTCATTTCTATCATTCTCATTTCATTCACGTTGAAATGCTGTCAAAATGTTACGGTTGAAATGCTGGGAAATGCTACGTAAACGAAATGCTGTCAAAATCGgtccccacgccccacgctcaacccccacgCCTCACGCCTCACGTTCAACCCCCACGCCTCACGCCCAATctccaacccccacgccccacgcccaactcccacgctccacgcccaacccccacgcctcaCGCAACCCCCACGCCTCAcgcaacccccacgccccacgcccaacccccacgccccacgcccaaaggcccacgccccacgtCCAACcccacccccacgcccaacccccacgccccacgcccaacccccacgccccacgcccaacccccacgccccacgccccacacccacgccccacgcccacccCCCACGTCCCAagcccactccccacgccccacgcccactacccacgcccactacccacgcatttaaaacaataaacctaaactaaactaagattacctaaacaataaacctaaactaacctcaGATCGTCGGGCTAGAATCGTCCGAGGTTTGACGATCGTCGTTGGTTAGAAGTTCAGCTTGGCGATCGACGAAGAGGCTGGCTAGAAGGGTTGGGCTTCTTGGCGAACGTCGGCGGAGCTTGGCGTCGGAGAAACGAAAGCTGACGGAACCGGAAACGGAAGGGAAGAAGAAGGGTCTGGGGAGTGCAACGGTCGGGGGAAAGCGggggaaaaagaaaaggaaagaaaaagaaaagaaaaaaaaaagtaaaaaggttattaagggtaaaattggaaaaaaatttaaaaaaaaaaggttaaaaatcaaaaattttattatggaggttaaaaattaaaattccatTGTTTTTAGggttatattatcaaatttcccctttcttttgttattttgtttcactttttcttttcaaaacttTTCTCCCTATTTGAGGTTTTATTAggattgttttgattttgttattttgttttactttttttttcaaaacttttctTCCTATTTGAGGTTTTATTAggattgttttgattttgttattttattcttttaaaaaatgtttctcAAAAAGAggataatattattatcactTTAAGTAAAGTTGTTTAACCATAaaggattaaaatattttgttaaattattgaaatatatattttttttatttgaaaaacatttatttatttagactatttttaaaaacattttgcATTGGGTTTAGTTAGAATAATCGATTtcagaacatttttttttgtttgatttagtttgggttagccaaaaaaataaaataactttaaataatatattaatatatttaagaatttttttttaaaaaattcacttttttaaaaatatataactaataaattatataaataattccaAAAGTTATTCAAACAACCCCTACACCTTCCatcttaataataatagactTAGAATTTAACACCAAACAAGTATTTCAAAGATTTCTACATtattatctttctttctttttgtttgttaaCAAAACAACAACTTTTATATCTATAATCATTTTTCTCatacttaaaaaaatgagaGTGAAATTaagagatgaaaaataaaacttgAGCATAATGAAATGAATATAGAATGATGAGCAATAAACTAGACCAACCATTAaagatgataaaaaataataaattagtttataagaaaataaataaacaatgactatactattatttttgtttagaatGAGTTCCTCAACCAACCTAATACTCATACTAATGagtaaaatgtattaattaactattaagtATATAGTCTTAAAGAAATTTGAATTGGtttaataatatgaattgaAGCCATCAATTAAAATGCATAAAGTATTTAAGTTCTCCAGCTTACATAAAAGAAAAGGAAATATCTAAGGAAATAGGTTCATAAAACCataatataatagataaaattaaaccaTAAACCATGAACCATCAAGATCACTCGGAGGGGTCAGGGCACTTGAAGGCCAACTTTATGCTGTCAACTGCCGAGGAAATGAGAGAGGTGACAATTTCCACGGATTCCGGTTCGATGTTCTTCGAATAACACATAACTTGGAAAGCCACCGTAACGAGTGAACCGTTGGGCGGCGCAACATTTCTCGAAGTCGAAGCTCCTCCGAAATCCATCCGCATGCATTCCGGATTTCCATCTTTAGATATGATAAACCCTGATGGAAGAACAGTCTTCGGCCATGGCCCATATAATTCTCCATTAAAATCATCCCGATCAATAGGAGCATAAACTACAACAGCACCAAGAGGATCCACAAGAGTCTCTTGGATCACACGCACATTGTTTTGAGATTCAATGTTAGGCtgcaatatataatataatatcatatgATATCAATATTGcaaaaaaatattgtcaaatGGATTAATTAATTGTTGTGTTATTGGATCTTATATTTACCTTAATAATAGAGATTGAACTATCAAGTTGATCTCCAAATTTAATGCGAGCAGTCTCTTGCACTGGTTGTTGTCCATAGCAGATAACATCCcactaataattaaaagatttaaattttaattacaaaacatttattaatagaAAACACAACAAATGATGATCAATCAATACCTGAGTTCTTATGTTAACATTCTGTAAGTAATCGAGAATCATTTTACATGAAGCGTCAAGCCGAAACGAGGTAGCAGCGTTGATGATCATGCTATTGGATGGGTTAGTGTTTTCTTGATCCCGGATTAAAGACAGACAAATTCCTTTGTCTTTAAGGTCAGGCATTTCCAGTTTGTCTCTCTTGCTCATGTTTGCGCAGAATTTCCTCACCATCTTGTTGCTTATTCTCATTATACATTGTATTTCTTCTTGGGCCATGGCACCTAGCACTAAAGATATAATGTAAACAGATTAATTTCATtctatttaatttcttaattaaaaaaaaaataaagaaaagagataaGGATAATATATATACCACCTCCAAGGTTTTGTTGGGAACCATGATCAAATTGCTTCTTCAAGATGTTATTATAAGAATCAATCCTATGAAAAGACCTTGAAAGTATCTGGACCCATCTATCTGCATGGAAGGCCAATCCCCCAAAGATAACATCTTTATAAAGAAGATGAATTGGGTCCTTGTCTTGATCAATTTCAACATGTTCAATCCATGTCACCTACCAATTACAACATTAAAAGGgaatcatttcattttcaaataatcttcattcattaattaattaaacagtACTATACCTGAGAGACTCCAGGAGAAACATCCTTAATTATGCAGCCGGAAGGGCACCTCCATGCCCGACAGGGGGAATCCAGTTGAAAATTGGTATTATTGAAGTCATGAGACACTTCAACTATTAGCCACGTTCCTTCAGTGACCTTTTCACAGAAGCGAACAAAGTAGAAGTCTCTTGGAACCATGGATGCAGTTGACAATTGTATTTGCTCATATTCCTGCATATATATCCAAACAtgacacatatatatatatcaaaccgGGTATATATGTCATCAattttaatcaatatatatgGCGAGTTTTTTGTACCAATTTTAGAGCCCCGACTTGGCGAGGCAATACTTGATTTCCATAGTCATGGATTGTGAAGGCATTTGTTATGATGGTAGGAAAAAGATATTCTACCCTcattttctgaaaaaaaaaaaaaaaaaaaaaaaggtgataaatatgaataaaaacataGTAGtattataagaatttttaaataaaaaaaaaataaggactAACCGAATCCATTAGCATCTGAGCCACTCTAAAAGCACTCATGTTCAAGGATGCTTCATATTTTGATGATTCAATGCGAGTACGCAATCCATTATCACGGTGATTTTTGCGGATATTTCTATTCATGAGTGTTACTTCGTATATCTCCCTATTAATGATACATCTTCCGTCCGACACATCTTTTACCCAAAACGGCTCGTTTAGATGAAATAGGCACATTAGCTCATCCCTAGCCAGCCTGACTGTTTCTGTCATGTTCAACATCTCAAAATCTAAATGCTGGTTCATATTTGTATTAACAGCAATCAAATTTCCATTAGCAACGATAGGAGCATTAGAGACGATATGATTGACCGGTTCCATTGATGACTGTCCTATACATGCTCCACTTCTCGAGTACACATGCGACCTTTGCATTGAGAGGTTCTCAGCTTGTAGCATTTGGTTTTCCTCTTGGGGTGTTGACGATTTCTTCTTCTGCATACAAATATTTAGATACTAAAAGACTTAGGAAGAATGTAATTTTGTGAAAGGAAAAGAGGCTCATATTACATACCTTGTCATCATTCTTTCAAATCAATTGAATGCAAATCATATCCATTTATAgttggttatttaaaaatattacaaattacgATAAACAAGATATATAACGCATGTGTTCGACTAACCAACTGATGCCCAAATAATATCATTCATAAACATAGAAAGATATACTAACTCTATTGAAACATATACTAAATCTATtgaaacatataattatatgaattttttgagTTATATACCTTAAGAGCAGTCTTCTTGTTTTGGAACCAGGACTTTACTTGATTTGGTGTGAGTCCAATCTCCCTTCCGATTCTACAACGATCATGTTCGCTCGGATGTTGATGTTGATTGAAGAACCTTCAATTTTAAAAccataaaaaataagtattcatttatatttacttggaataaaaaaagagagaaataaaataatatatatttaaaaaagtcaATTCCTTGTATGTGTGTTGTGcttcaacatttttttctttgattaACTCTTTACCTGTAGAATTTCATTCATGTGTTTGAGTAATTTTGTCAAACCAAAATCATATTAAATGATTCAATCTTTGaaaagttattaaattattgaattttaaaataattcctTCATTACAATaacttgtaattaattaatttataataaaggaAAAACAATCAAAGTGATAACtccattaatttaaaataaaagtactTTCTTGACAAGagatttacaataaaaaaaggaatatgtatataataatattaaataatttagatgtGTTACAagttttttaaagaataaaatcaTTCATTAATACCACAATTAATAACACAATCGACAAAAATGTAACGAGAAATTGACCATTGTTAATCAAGTTTttgaaacattaaaatatatgaatttgtcGTATCCTCGTAGTCTCATGATTAATTTAGAAtcaataattttcatttttaaaaaataaattgtaatgaTATATAAATCTAAGATCTATAGTAGATCAAAGTTACcctatcataaaaaaaaaaatcttaaaaaaggtgttatttaaaataaaaatagaattttcGATCCAATCAACTAaacttgatttaaaataaacatgtgattgaatttaaataaagaaattaaccaAACTATtctagatttatttattaaatcaatgaATATATTAACTcattaaatagaaaaaagaatagacgataaaaaatgagaaataagtATTCATACCTTTCAAGCATTTGAATCTGATACGGACTATGTCGATAATTAGACCATATCCGCCTTCTTCGTGTGGACTCTGGAACATCTGCTTCATTCCTATCTGAAGTCAtctctttttttctcttctttcaaAATGTGTGATAGAATTATCGGTTATCTTccctttatatataattattttctcttttaaaatgatttttttattattgttattactttttcaattaatataataaaaataaaagtaaaagtgACCtcatttaaagaaataaaaatattaaaaaattagaagatTGTAAATTTACAGATAggatatttattaatatgacaAAGATAAACATATGTAGTTGACTATAtacacttttttatttattaaaatattttaattaatcaatattacCTTACTCTATATTTAgccattaaatttattaatttttattattatacgcTACAACTTACAAAAACCAACAGTTCCATTAAAAATTTGCATATAACAAttccatttattttataatttacttcttattatattgattaaaaaTTCCTTTTTATAACTTACAAGAtacaatttctttttaattattttagccAAATTGATGAAAACAATTTCATCCAagtaaaacaatttaattttaaaatgaaaacaataacagcccatcaataaataataaagcactccactttctctctcttcttagttaataagtaatataataataatttatttattttgaatttatgactctaatataattttaatgaaaaaagttttattatggttgatttaaaaaatttatctttattccattttttaaataatctatccCTAATTACTTATTCATTCTAGAATATTAACTTCAACTTTGACAGTAATTTTTAAATGACGTTGAATactcaaaatcattatattatatttatgaatattattgataacattaatatatatatatatatatatatatatattaatcaccaaaaaaaatataaattaatcagtaagttattttaaaattaattaattttgacaatTGTGTAACAGGTGTCACAAAGTCTTATATGGGGTGTAATAACCAacattaatttttgaaatttaaattaataccaAGATTATATAATCTTAgtgaaaaagtaaattaaacaCTTATCTTCTAAATCTTCTATAGATTGTGTAAATTAATTATGACATAAGAGCAAgactataatttatatattttattatttgataggATATATAAgaaagataattattttatacaaaatgaaaatcataaattttattgttgaaattaatagtcatgcaatttttttaaatgttctgATAAAGACTGagtattgtaatttaatttatgagtTACCAAAAGTATGTTATACCGTATATACTAACGGGTCACGTgacaataaaaatgaaaattttgtcaAAACTGGATTGAACtcggatttaaaaaaaaatgtttgataatgattttgtggagatagatttttttattttttataaaagacttgaattatattaatatataatgattaaataaaaatattaatttagtatttttataaatgaattgaataatttgataaaataaaaaacgagttaaatgatttttaattatgttaaattatttaaataactctaatAGTAAAAACAACAAATTGTGCATGAGTGAATCCCATGAGAGATACatctattgaaaaatattattcataaacTTTGTTGATT
This genomic window contains:
- the LOC124909905 gene encoding homeobox-leucine zipper protein HDG8-like, which translates into the protein MTSDRNEADVPESTRRRRIWSNYRHSPYQIQMLERFFNQHQHPSEHDRCRIGREIGLTPNQVKSWFQNKKTALKLNDDKKKKSSTPQEENQMLQAENLSMQRSHVYSRSGACIGQSSMEPVNHIVSNAPIVANGNLIAVNTNMNQHLDFEMLNMTETVRLARDELMCLFHLNEPFWVKDVSDGRCIINREIYEVTLMNRNIRKNHRDNGLRTRIESSKYEASLNMSAFRVAQMLMDSKMRVEYLFPTIITNAFTIHDYGNQVLPRQVGALKLEYEQIQLSTASMVPRDFYFVRFCEKVTEGTWLIVEVSHDFNNTNFQLDSPCRAWRCPSGCIIKDVSPGVSQVTWIEHVEIDQDKDPIHLLYKDVIFGGLAFHADRWVQILSRSFHRIDSYNNILKKQFDHGSQQNLGVLGAMAQEEIQCIMRISNKMVRKFCANMSKRDKLEMPDLKDKGICLSLIRDQENTNPSNSMIINAATSFRLDASCKMILDYLQNVNIRTQWDVICYGQQPVQETARIKFGDQLDSSISIIKPNIESQNNVRVIQETLVDPLGAVVVYAPIDRDDFNGELYGPWPKTVLPSGFIISKDGNPECMRMDFGGASTSRNVAPPNGSLVTVAFQVMCYSKNIEPESVEIVTSLISSAVDSIKLAFKCPDPSEYRRGAVSLAVAVAAVAVGSPSDFGGCSWGKGGWWGRGGKEEEKGDWVGVLGNGHVGGGPTGE